A region of Ahaetulla prasina isolate Xishuangbanna chromosome 12, ASM2864084v1, whole genome shotgun sequence DNA encodes the following proteins:
- the TRADD gene encoding tumor necrosis factor receptor type 1-associated DEATH domain protein, whose amino-acid sequence MAASIDEWVGCAYLFLQATAEKVFLPTFYKSPEQRPSVYKALKVAFAESTGDFSRVDILKVHCSDPDLIIQLKFNKQENCRKFLQSYQQGELQEALQRSLKFYLSLPSLELLKTELRAGAEKLDSIIQEEQRCLESISREKPDHLIDEAVAELEACLMNLSFQQKGTRSLKWQLSSESSLPTLNSSPPSSGPPEISKASVEEDTFFFQNQQFANRKITPDDHQKFAKLVSKKWKQVGRSLYLQTKCRALRDPFIDNLAVEYEREGLYEQAYQLLRRFIDSEGKKATIQCLVAALEDNGLINLAEELLGLHQSDL is encoded by the exons ATGGCGGCCAGCATAGATGAGTGGGTGGGCTGTGCTTACCTCTTTCTCCAAGCAACCGCAGAAAAGGTCTTTCTACCTACATTCTACAAAAGCCCAGAGCAGAGGCCCTCCGTGTACAAAGCATTGAAGGTGGCATTTGCAG AATCCACAGGGGACTTTAGCAGGGTGGATATTTTGAAGGTTCATTGTAGTGACCCTGATCTGATCATCCAGCTCAAATTCAACAAGCAAGAGAACTGCAGAAAGTTCCTGCAAAGCTACCAGCAAGGAGAACTTCAAGAAGCTCTCCAGAGATCTCTCAAGTTCTACTTGTCCTTGCCCAGCCTAGAGCTCCTCAAAACGGAGCTGAGGGCTGGTGCTGAAAAGTTGGATTCCATCATCCAAGAAGAACAACGTTGTCTGGAAAGCATCTCTCGCGAGAAG ccGGATCATCTTATAGATGAAGCAGTAGCAGAGCTGGAAGCATGTCTCATGAATCTTTCATTTCAACAAAAGGGCACTCGATCCCTGAAATGGCAGCTCTCTTCCGAATCTTCCCTCCCTACTTTAAATTCCTCACCTCCGTCTTCTGGCCCTCCGGAGATTTCAAAGGCTTCGGTTGAAGAAGACACCTTCTTTTTCCAGAACCAGCAATTTG CCAACAGAAAAATCACCCCCGATGACCACCAGAAGTTCGCTAAACTGGTATCCAAGAAATGGAAACAGGTGGGCCGGTCCCTCTACCTGCAGACCAAATGCCGAGCCCTTCGGGACCCCTTCATTGATAACCTAGCCGTTGAATACGAACGTGAAGGCCTTTACGAACAAGCATACCAGTTGCTACGCAGGTTTATTGACTCCGAAGGCAAGAAGGCCACCATTCAGTGCCTGGTAGCTGCCTTGGAAGACAATGGCCTCATCAACTTAGCCGAAGAACTTTTGGGTCTCCACCAAAGTGActtgtga